In Streptomyces rapamycinicus NRRL 5491, the genomic stretch CACCGCGCACAACAAGGTCGCGGCCGCCGTCTCCATCGCCCTGGTCGGCGCCCTGGGCTTCGCCACCGTGCCCCCGCTGCAGAAGCGGGTGCTGGACCACGCGGCGGGTGCCCCCACCCTCGCCTCCGCCGTCAACATCGGCGCCTTCAACCTGGGCAACGCGCTCTCGGCCTGGCTCGGCGGCCTGGTGATCTCGGCCGGACTCGGCTACACCGCGCCCAACTGGGTCGGCGCCATCCTCGCCGGCTCCGCCCTGGTCCTCGCCGTCCTCTCGGCCGCCCTGGAGCGCCGCGACGCCCGCCGCGGCCACGACGGAGCCACCACCGGACCGGCCCCCGCGTTCACCGGCCGGCACTGAGCCACCCCGTACCGGCACTGAGCGCCACCCCGTACCGGCGCTGAGCCACCCCGTGACCAACACCGAACAGCACCATCACCACCAAGGAGACCGACCCGCCATGAGCACCCCCGAGACCGTCGTCGCCCCGCTGACCACGAAGGACGCCGAGGCCCTCGTCCAGGCCGCCCGCACCGCCGCCGAGGCGGCCGGGGTGGCGGCCGCGATCAGCGTCCTCGACGCCGGTGGCCATCTGCTGGCCTTCCGGCGCGACGACCGGGCCGTACTGATCGCGGGGGAGACCAGCACCCGCAAGGCGTTCACCGCACTCCAGCTGGACGCCCCCACCGCGGGCCTGGTCGACGCGGTCCAGCCCGGAGGCGCCTTCCACACCCTGCCCACCGCCCTCGACCGCCCGCTGCTGTTCATCGCCGGTGGCGTCCCGGTCCACCGCGACGGACGGCTGATCGGCGCGCTCGGCGTGGGCGGCGGCGCCCCCGAGCAGGACCACGAGATCGCCACCACGGCGGTCGCGACGCTCGGCTGAGACCCCGGGCCACCGAGACCCGCGAGTCACAGAACCCCACAACGCACACGACCCGACGAAGGACACCATGACCTCCGTACCCAACGTCACCCTCCACACCGGCCTCGAGATCCCACAGCTGGGCTTCGGTGTCTTCCAGGTGGAGGACGCGCAGACCACCGGCGCGGTGCTCTCCGCCATCGAGGCCGGTTACCGGTCCATCGACACCGCGGCCATCTACGGCAACGAGGCCGGTGTCGGCCGTGCGCTGGCCGAGTCCGGCGTCTCCCGCGAGGAGCTGTTCCTCACCACCAAGCTGTGGAACGCCGACCAGGGTTACGACTCCACCCTCGCGGCCTTCGACGCCGGCCTGGCCAAGCTGGGCACCGACTATGTGGACCTCTACCTGATCCACTGGCCCACCCCGGCCCGCGACCTCTACCTGGACACCTGGCGCGCCCTGGAGAAGCTGCTGGCCGACGGCCGCACCCGGGCCATCGGCGTGTCCAACTTCCAGCCCGCCCATCTGGGGCGGCTGCTGGACCACAGCGGTGTGGTCCCGGTCATCAACCAGGTCGAGCTGCACCCCTACCTCCAGCAGGGGGAGCTGCGGGCCTTCCACGCCCAGCACAACATCGCCACCGAGGCGTGGAGCCCGCTGGCCCAGGGCGCCCTTCTCCAGGACCCCGCCCTCACCGCGATAGCGCGGCGGCACGGCAAGACGCCCGCCCAGGTGGTCCTGCGCTGGCACCTCCAGCTGGGGAACGTCGTGATCCCCAAGTCCGTGACCCCCGCCCGCATCCGGGAGAACATCGACGTCTTCGACTTCACCCTCACCCCTGAGGACATCGAGGCGATCGGCGCCCTCGACCGTGGTGAGCGCACCGGGCCGGACCCCGACACCCTCAACTGACCGGGCCACCCGGCCACTGGGTCACCCCACCCCGCCACCCCCCACTCGACCGCGCCGTCGCGGCCGTGCTCATCAGCCGGCCGGGGCGGCGCGGCCCGTTCCCCCCGTTTCCCCTCTCCCGGAAGCCGTCCTCGCATCATGTCCACTGCCCTGAACCGTCTGACCCACCCCGGCGGCCGCCTCACCCTCGGCCTGGAACTCCCCCTGGACAACGACTGGGGGCAGTCCCGGCTGGCCACCGACCGGAAGGCGGGCCACCCGTTCGGTGTGCCGTCCCTCGACGCGCACGCCCACCTCGCCCGCGTCGCCGACCGGTCCGGATTCGCCGCGCTATGGGTCCGTGACGTCCCGCTGTACGACCCGGTGCACTTCGGCGACGCCGGGTCGGTGTTCGAGACCTTCACCCACCTGGGACATCTCGCGGCGGTCACCGAACGCGCGGTCCTCGGCACCGCGGCCGTCGTCCTGCCACTGCGCCGGCCACTTCTGGTCGCCAAGGCGGCCGCCACCGTCGACGTCCTGTCCGGTGGGCGCTTCGTCCTCGGCCTGGCCAGTGGTGACCGTCCCGTCGAATACCCGCTCTTCGGCGTCGAGTTCACCACCCGCGCCGAGACCTTCCGCACCGGTGTCGAGGTGCTGCGCACCGCCTGGGCCACCCCGCCCACCGGTGAGGGGCTGGATCTGCCCCAGCTCGGCCTCACCCCCGACCGGCAGCTCGACGTCCTGCCCAAGCCCACCGGCGGGACCATCCCGATCGCGGTCGCGGGCCACGCCCAGCAGAGTCCGGAGTGGATCGCGGAACACGTGGACGCGAGCCTCAACTACCCCCGTGACCTGGGAGCGCTCCGGCTGAAGACGGAGCAGTGGCGGCGGCTGACGGCCGACCGTCCCAAGCCCTATCTGACCCCCATGATGCTCGACCTGCTGCCCGACCCCGCGGCCCCCGCCACCACCATCCGGCTCGGCCTCCGCACCGGCCGGGAGGGGCTCGTGAGGCACCTGGAGAAGATGTCCGCCCTCGGTGTCGCGCATGTCGCGTTCAATCTGCGGCCGAACGACCGCCCCGTCGAGGACGTCCTGGCCGAACTCGCCGACCACGTACTGCCGCACTTCCCCTCGCCCGCCGTCGCCGAGGGGGCCGCGGCGGGGTAGATCGCCGCATTTGTTTGTTCCATGCAGTAGACACGGCGTTCATCTCATGAGAAAAAAGGTCGCAGCCCGGCCCCCACGGAGCCATGGGCAGCAGTGATCGGCCTTCTCGACGAGGAGTGACGTGCCTAGCGCAAGGGAGCATTCGAAGTGAGCAGGATGGGCGCGGTCGCGTCCTCGGTACCCGAGTCACCACCGCCGAGGACGGTCACCTTCACTCTGGACGGGGTCGGCAAGGTCTACCCGGGTGTCGTCGCCGTCTCCGATGTCACCCTGAGCGGCTACGCGGGCGAGGTGCTCGCCATCTGCGGTGCGAACGGCGCCGGCAAGTCGACGCTGACCAAACTGCTCGCCGGTCAGGAGCGCCCCACCAGTGGGCGGGTGATCGTGGACGGATACGACGGCGAGATCACCACACCCTCCGCGGCCCTGGACGCCGGAGTGCTCCTCATGCACCAGGAGCCGGTCATCGTCGACACCTTCAGCGTC encodes the following:
- a CDS encoding GlcG/HbpS family heme-binding protein, translating into MSTPETVVAPLTTKDAEALVQAARTAAEAAGVAAAISVLDAGGHLLAFRRDDRAVLIAGETSTRKAFTALQLDAPTAGLVDAVQPGGAFHTLPTALDRPLLFIAGGVPVHRDGRLIGALGVGGGAPEQDHEIATTAVATLG
- a CDS encoding aldo/keto reductase, coding for MTSVPNVTLHTGLEIPQLGFGVFQVEDAQTTGAVLSAIEAGYRSIDTAAIYGNEAGVGRALAESGVSREELFLTTKLWNADQGYDSTLAAFDAGLAKLGTDYVDLYLIHWPTPARDLYLDTWRALEKLLADGRTRAIGVSNFQPAHLGRLLDHSGVVPVINQVELHPYLQQGELRAFHAQHNIATEAWSPLAQGALLQDPALTAIARRHGKTPAQVVLRWHLQLGNVVIPKSVTPARIRENIDVFDFTLTPEDIEAIGALDRGERTGPDPDTLN
- a CDS encoding LLM class oxidoreductase; the protein is MSTALNRLTHPGGRLTLGLELPLDNDWGQSRLATDRKAGHPFGVPSLDAHAHLARVADRSGFAALWVRDVPLYDPVHFGDAGSVFETFTHLGHLAAVTERAVLGTAAVVLPLRRPLLVAKAAATVDVLSGGRFVLGLASGDRPVEYPLFGVEFTTRAETFRTGVEVLRTAWATPPTGEGLDLPQLGLTPDRQLDVLPKPTGGTIPIAVAGHAQQSPEWIAEHVDASLNYPRDLGALRLKTEQWRRLTADRPKPYLTPMMLDLLPDPAAPATTIRLGLRTGREGLVRHLEKMSALGVAHVAFNLRPNDRPVEDVLAELADHVLPHFPSPAVAEGAAAG